In the Halichoerus grypus chromosome 4, mHalGry1.hap1.1, whole genome shotgun sequence genome, one interval contains:
- the SLC25A30 gene encoding kidney mitochondrial carrier protein 1 isoform X2, with protein sequence MRFKEKPYRRLCFSVPGEGTVVKMSALNWKPFVYGGLASITAECGTFPIDLTKTRLQIQGQTNDANFKEIRYRGMLHALVRIGREEGLKALYSGIAPAMLRQASYGTIKIGIYQSLKRLFVEHPEDETLLINVVCGILSGVVSSTIANPTDVLKIRMQAQSSTFQGGMIGNFINIYQQEGARGLWKGVSLTAQRAAIVVGVELPVYDLTKKHLILSGLMGDTVYTHFLSSFTCGLAGALASNPVDVVRTRMMNQRVLRDGRCSGHTGTLDCLLQTWKNEGFFALYKGFWPNWLRLGPWNIIFFVTYEQLKKLDL encoded by the exons ATGAGATTTAAG GAAAAACCCTATCGGAGGCTATGTTTCTCTGTTCCAGGAGAAGGGACCGTGGTGAAGATGTCGGCCCTCAACTGGAAGCCCTTTGTGTACGGGGGGCTGGCCTCCATTACAGCGGAATGCG gtactTTTCCAATTGACTTAACGAAGACACGGCTCCAGATTCAAGGCCAGACAAATGATGCAAACTTTAAAGAAATCAGGTATCGAGGAATGTTGCATGCGTTAGTGCGGATAGGCAGAGAAGAAGGGCTGAAAGCTCTGTACTCAGG GATTGCCCCTGCGATGTTACGCCAGGCTTCCTACGGCACTATCAAGATAGGCATTTACCAGAGCTTGAAGCGGCTGTTTGTTGAACACCCAGAAG ATGAAACTCTACTGATAAATGTGGTGTGTGGAATTCTCTCTGGAGTCGTATCCTCAACCATCGCTAATCCAACTGATGTTTTGAAA ATACGGATGCAAGCACAAAGCAGCACCTTTCAAGGTGGAATGATAGGCAACTTCATTAACATTTACCAGCAAGAGGGAGCAAGGGGACTGTGGAAG GGCGTGTCCCTTACGGCCCAGAGGGCTGCCATCGTTGTCGGCGTGGAGCTACCGGTCTATGACCTCACCAAGAAGCATCTGATTCTCTCGGGCCTAATGGGAGACACTGTGTATACCCACTTCCT CTCAAGCTTCACCTGTGGTCTGGCTGGGGCGCTGGCCTCCAACCCCGTCGACGTTGTGAGAACACGGATGATGAATCAGAGAGTCCTTCGGGATGGCAGGTGTTCTGGCCACACAGGTACCCTGGACTGCTTGTTACAG ACATGGAAGAATGAAGGGTTTTTTGCTCTGTATAAAGGATTTTGGCCAAATTGGTTGAGACTTGGTCCTTGGAATATCATT TTCTTTGTGACATATGAGCAGTTGAAGAAATTGGATTTGTGA
- the SLC25A30 gene encoding kidney mitochondrial carrier protein 1 isoform X1, translated as MRFKEKPYRRLCFSVPGEGTVVKMSALNWKPFVYGGLASITAECGTFPIDLTKTRLQIQGQTNDANFKEIRYRGMLHALVRIGREEGLKALYSGIAPAMLRQASYGTIKIGIYQSLKRLFVEHPEDETLLINVVCGILSGVVSSTIANPTDVLKIRMQAQSSTFQGGMIGNFINIYQQEGARGLWKGVSLTAQRAAIVVGVELPVYDLTKKHLILSGLMGDTVYTHFLSSFTCGLAGALASNPVDVVRTRMMNQRVLRDGRCSGHTGTLDCLLQNSLFWKVCPAQRSPELVRGDVIFEEALGAGVRGFRDISAVVVLFQADLGKAHGKTF; from the exons ATGAGATTTAAG GAAAAACCCTATCGGAGGCTATGTTTCTCTGTTCCAGGAGAAGGGACCGTGGTGAAGATGTCGGCCCTCAACTGGAAGCCCTTTGTGTACGGGGGGCTGGCCTCCATTACAGCGGAATGCG gtactTTTCCAATTGACTTAACGAAGACACGGCTCCAGATTCAAGGCCAGACAAATGATGCAAACTTTAAAGAAATCAGGTATCGAGGAATGTTGCATGCGTTAGTGCGGATAGGCAGAGAAGAAGGGCTGAAAGCTCTGTACTCAGG GATTGCCCCTGCGATGTTACGCCAGGCTTCCTACGGCACTATCAAGATAGGCATTTACCAGAGCTTGAAGCGGCTGTTTGTTGAACACCCAGAAG ATGAAACTCTACTGATAAATGTGGTGTGTGGAATTCTCTCTGGAGTCGTATCCTCAACCATCGCTAATCCAACTGATGTTTTGAAA ATACGGATGCAAGCACAAAGCAGCACCTTTCAAGGTGGAATGATAGGCAACTTCATTAACATTTACCAGCAAGAGGGAGCAAGGGGACTGTGGAAG GGCGTGTCCCTTACGGCCCAGAGGGCTGCCATCGTTGTCGGCGTGGAGCTACCGGTCTATGACCTCACCAAGAAGCATCTGATTCTCTCGGGCCTAATGGGAGACACTGTGTATACCCACTTCCT CTCAAGCTTCACCTGTGGTCTGGCTGGGGCGCTGGCCTCCAACCCCGTCGACGTTGTGAGAACACGGATGATGAATCAGAGAGTCCTTCGGGATGGCAGGTGTTCTGGCCACACAGGTACCCTGGACTGCTTGTTACAG AATTCACTGTTCTGGAAAGTCTGCCCAGCGCAGCGATCGCCAGAGCTAGTCAGGGGGGATGTCATCTTCGAAGAGGCTCTGGGAGCTGGTGTGAGGGGATTTAGAGATATCTCTGCTGTGGTGGTTCTGTTCCAGGCTGACCTTGGGAAGGCTCATGGGAAGACCTTTTGA
- the SLC25A30 gene encoding kidney mitochondrial carrier protein 1 isoform X4: MRFKEKPYRRLCFSVPGEGTVVKMSALNWKPFVYGGLASITAECGTFPIDLTKTRLQIQGQTNDANFKEIRYRGMLHALVRIGREEGLKALYSGIAPAMLRQASYGTIKIGIYQSLKRLFVEHPEDETLLINVVCGILSGVVSSTIANPTDVLKIRMQAQSSTFQGGMIGNFINIYQQEGARGLWKGVSLTAQRAAIVVGVELPVYDLTKKHLILSGLMGDTVYTHFLSSFTCGLAGALASNPVDVVRTRMMNQRVLRDGRCSGHTGTLDCLLQP; encoded by the exons ATGAGATTTAAG GAAAAACCCTATCGGAGGCTATGTTTCTCTGTTCCAGGAGAAGGGACCGTGGTGAAGATGTCGGCCCTCAACTGGAAGCCCTTTGTGTACGGGGGGCTGGCCTCCATTACAGCGGAATGCG gtactTTTCCAATTGACTTAACGAAGACACGGCTCCAGATTCAAGGCCAGACAAATGATGCAAACTTTAAAGAAATCAGGTATCGAGGAATGTTGCATGCGTTAGTGCGGATAGGCAGAGAAGAAGGGCTGAAAGCTCTGTACTCAGG GATTGCCCCTGCGATGTTACGCCAGGCTTCCTACGGCACTATCAAGATAGGCATTTACCAGAGCTTGAAGCGGCTGTTTGTTGAACACCCAGAAG ATGAAACTCTACTGATAAATGTGGTGTGTGGAATTCTCTCTGGAGTCGTATCCTCAACCATCGCTAATCCAACTGATGTTTTGAAA ATACGGATGCAAGCACAAAGCAGCACCTTTCAAGGTGGAATGATAGGCAACTTCATTAACATTTACCAGCAAGAGGGAGCAAGGGGACTGTGGAAG GGCGTGTCCCTTACGGCCCAGAGGGCTGCCATCGTTGTCGGCGTGGAGCTACCGGTCTATGACCTCACCAAGAAGCATCTGATTCTCTCGGGCCTAATGGGAGACACTGTGTATACCCACTTCCT CTCAAGCTTCACCTGTGGTCTGGCTGGGGCGCTGGCCTCCAACCCCGTCGACGTTGTGAGAACACGGATGATGAATCAGAGAGTCCTTCGGGATGGCAGGTGTTCTGGCCACACAGGTACCCTGGACTGCTTGTTACAG CCTTAA
- the SLC25A30 gene encoding kidney mitochondrial carrier protein 1 isoform X3 has translation MSALNWKPFVYGGLASITAECGTFPIDLTKTRLQIQGQTNDANFKEIRYRGMLHALVRIGREEGLKALYSGIAPAMLRQASYGTIKIGIYQSLKRLFVEHPEDETLLINVVCGILSGVVSSTIANPTDVLKIRMQAQSSTFQGGMIGNFINIYQQEGARGLWKGVSLTAQRAAIVVGVELPVYDLTKKHLILSGLMGDTVYTHFLSSFTCGLAGALASNPVDVVRTRMMNQRVLRDGRCSGHTGTLDCLLQNSLFWKVCPAQRSPELVRGDVIFEEALGAGVRGFRDISAVVVLFQADLGKAHGKTF, from the exons ATGTCGGCCCTCAACTGGAAGCCCTTTGTGTACGGGGGGCTGGCCTCCATTACAGCGGAATGCG gtactTTTCCAATTGACTTAACGAAGACACGGCTCCAGATTCAAGGCCAGACAAATGATGCAAACTTTAAAGAAATCAGGTATCGAGGAATGTTGCATGCGTTAGTGCGGATAGGCAGAGAAGAAGGGCTGAAAGCTCTGTACTCAGG GATTGCCCCTGCGATGTTACGCCAGGCTTCCTACGGCACTATCAAGATAGGCATTTACCAGAGCTTGAAGCGGCTGTTTGTTGAACACCCAGAAG ATGAAACTCTACTGATAAATGTGGTGTGTGGAATTCTCTCTGGAGTCGTATCCTCAACCATCGCTAATCCAACTGATGTTTTGAAA ATACGGATGCAAGCACAAAGCAGCACCTTTCAAGGTGGAATGATAGGCAACTTCATTAACATTTACCAGCAAGAGGGAGCAAGGGGACTGTGGAAG GGCGTGTCCCTTACGGCCCAGAGGGCTGCCATCGTTGTCGGCGTGGAGCTACCGGTCTATGACCTCACCAAGAAGCATCTGATTCTCTCGGGCCTAATGGGAGACACTGTGTATACCCACTTCCT CTCAAGCTTCACCTGTGGTCTGGCTGGGGCGCTGGCCTCCAACCCCGTCGACGTTGTGAGAACACGGATGATGAATCAGAGAGTCCTTCGGGATGGCAGGTGTTCTGGCCACACAGGTACCCTGGACTGCTTGTTACAG AATTCACTGTTCTGGAAAGTCTGCCCAGCGCAGCGATCGCCAGAGCTAGTCAGGGGGGATGTCATCTTCGAAGAGGCTCTGGGAGCTGGTGTGAGGGGATTTAGAGATATCTCTGCTGTGGTGGTTCTGTTCCAGGCTGACCTTGGGAAGGCTCATGGGAAGACCTTTTGA